DNA sequence from the Candidatus Kaistella beijingensis genome:
CCATTCAAAAATCCAACGATATTATCGAAACCAACTCTTGAAAGACGAGTAATCGCTTCTTCTTCAGTTCCTTCATCGCAAACTAACAAAATCGGTTGCTGTACATCCACAATCATGGCTCCAACCCACGGTGCGAAATCTCCCTTCAAACCAATATTAATCGAGTTCGGGATAAATCCTTTGTGGAATTCTGCCGCGTTTCTTGTATCTAAAATTAAGGCGCCGCTTTGTTCAGCAACATTTTCAAAGTCTTCAACGGAAATTGGGTTTTTCCCTTTCTTCATCACATTTTCAAAACTTTCGTAACCGCCCTTGTTCATGGCGACATTCATCCCGAAATATTGTGGTGGTGCAGAAAGTCCGTCTAAGACTTCTTTTACAAAAGATTCTTTGTTTGGTTGATTCAAAGCGTAATTGGTTTTTTTCTGATTTCCCAACGTATCCACCGTTTCTTTCTGCATATTTTTTCCACATGCAGAACCTGCTCCGTGTGCAGGATAAACGGTGATTTCATCGGAAAGCGGCATGATTTTGTTCTGCAAACTTTCATATAAAATTCCCGCCAATTCTTCCTGCGTCATGTTTGCGGCTTTTTGCGCCAAATCAGGTCTTCCAACATCGCCTAAAAATAAGGTGTCGCCGCTGAAAATCGCAGTTTCTTTTCCGTTCTCGTCAATCAAAAGATACGTTGAACTTTCCATCGTGTGTCCAGGTGTGTGCAAAACTTTGATTTTGATTTTCCCGATTTCAAAAATTTGGTTGTCTTCGGCGATAATCGCGTCGAATTCAGGTTTTGCAGTGGGTCCGTAAACAATCGGTGCTCCTGTTTTGTTCGACAAATCAACGTGTCCCGAAACAAAATCCGCATGGAAATGCGTTTCGAAAATGTATTTCAACTTCACGCCGTCTTTTTCAAGTCGGTCGATGTAAGGTTTTGTTTCTCTTAAAGGGTCAATAATTGCTGCTTCGTTTTCGGAAACAATATAATACGCTCCTTGAGCAAGACAACCTGTATATATTTGTTCTATTTTCATAATTTTATTCTTAAAGTTTTGCGCAAATTTCGACATTAATTATACCAAAACAGCGATATAAAATTTAATTTCAATTGATAACATCAATTGTTCTAATTTTCTATCTGTATTCGGAAGAATTTCCCGCTTTGTCGGTTAATCTTCCTCCTTTTCCTTCCTGCGTCATTTCCCACATCCATTCTTCGTTGGTGAAAATTGGATTTCCGTTGGAACTTGTAGTTTTTGCGGAAAGTTTTTCTTCTTTTGCTCCTGTTTTTTGCAGTTTTACGGCGACTTCGCTTCCTTCGGCAAAATAAGTTACCGAGATTTCTTCTCCCTTGTCGTTTTTCAATTTCACTGCATCTTGCACCAAACTCACTTCTTTAGAATTCGGAGTCGAAGTTTCTGTTTGTGTTTGAGCTTCCTTCTTACAAGAATTCAGTAAAAACAAACCGAAAATTAATATTGCTAATTTTTTCATTTTTAAAATTGTTGTTTTAGAAATACTTCTTTAATGATGATGAAAATTCCCATTGCAAGCACAATCCAACCAAAAAGTGGCTTCAGTTTTTTTCCGTCCATTTTTTTTGAGATTCCCGTTCCTATAAAAATTCCTACGACAGATAATGCGCTGAATGTCAACAGAAAAGTCCAATCGTGTTTCACCATCTTCATGGTGCTGAGAAATCCTAAAGTGGAGTTCATCGCGATAATAAAAAGTGAAGTTGCAACCGCTCGTTTCATATTCAAGCCGAGCAACATGACTAAAGCGGGAACAATCAAAAATCCGCCACCTGCACCGATTAATCCTGTGATAATCCCTACCAAAAGTCCTTGAGAAACCAAAATAGTGTAATTGGTTTCGCCATCTTTGCTGAGTCGTGGTCTTTCAATTCTGCGAATCATTTTAAACGACGCAATCAACATGAGAATTGAAAAAAGCAGCAATAAAAACATGTCTTTTGTTAACGTAATTCCCCATCTGTTGATGATATAATGCGGTAAATGCGGCAAAACCAAACGGCGTGAAAACAAAACTCCCAAAATCGAAGGAATCCCGAAAATAAATGCGGTTTGAAAATCGATTTGTTTCTGTTTTATAAATCCCGCACTTCCAACCAAACTTGTAACTCCAACCACGAAGAGCGAAAGTGCAGTTGCCGTAACCGCATCAAAACCAAATACATACACAAAAATCGGAACACTTAAAATACTTCCACCACCACCAATTAATCCCATAACGAGTCCGATGATGATTGCGGAAAGATATCCGATGATTTCCATTACTAATTTTTGGCAAAGTTAAACTTTAATTTAAGGTTTGAATGTGACCGAGGTTACAAAAGAATTTTTAGTTAAATGATTGAATAATAAGCTTATTGTCGCCAATTTCGACTGTATCTCCTATTTTTTTTTCCTTTAGTTTTGCAAAAATCGGAGCTTCCTCCGAAAAAGAAATCACCTCTTTATCGCCAATTTTGAAAACAGGAACAGAAATCCCCACGAACAGAAAATTTTTGTCTGTTTCAACGACGCTTCCGTTTTCGATTTCACTGTGGAGCATTTCTTTTTCGTTTTCTAGAAAAACAAGGTTTTGGTTTGCATCGCCCAATAATTTTTCATAACGCAGCTGCATGTCTTTCGCCTCGCTTTGATGGGAAAAATCTTCAGGATCGTGCGTGCTTTCTTCATCCATATCTGAAGCTTTGCGGTAGTTCCCAACGGTTTCTTCCAAATTTGAAATGATTTTATTTTGCTCAGCGATTATTTGCTCTAAAATTTCTGTCCTTTTCATTTTTTAAGTTTTCCTATTTAACAAATTTACTGAAAAATTACAACCGAACTTCAATCGTTAGAAATGCGATAAATCATAATTAAAAGTTATAATTGATATTCACAAAGAAATTTCGTCCCGGTCTCGGAATTCGGTTCCAATCGGCGTAAGTGGTGTAATTTCTGTCCAAAAGGTTTTCCACACCAAGTTTAGTAAAGATTTTACTGTGACCAAAATCGAATTTGTAACCAAGATTTGCATTCAGCAAGACATAATCAGAAACAGGTTTTTCGCCATAAACTGAGGCGTAACTGCTGTGTTTCAAATTTCCGTTTACAGAAACTTCTGCATTGAATTTATTTTTTTCAAAGAGAATTTTAGACAAATAAGAAATGGGGCTTATAAAAGGAAGGTTCACGTTTTCAAAATCTTTTCCGCGACTGTAAACAACTTGGGAAGTCCATTTTAATTCAGGCAAAACCTTAATTTCAGCATCTAAACTGATGTTAAAAATGGTGGCATAATCTAACGCGGAATACAGTTTTACTCCTTTCGCACCAATCGTCATGGGAGCAAAATTAGGGTTGACTTTCCCTACAATATAATTTGAAATATGGAAATAAGACGAAGAAATTTTGCCAAAGAAATTGGTCTTTTTCAAACTTAGATAAGCGTTGGCTTCAAGAGAAGATTCATTTTTTAGATTTGGATTTCCGATGTAGTCGTAATTTTCAGAACTGTTGAAAAGATAAAATCCGTAACCTTCAGAAACGGAAGGCGCTCTATCACCGTAACCAACGCCGATTCCGTACTCAAAACCAAACTGATTTCTGCTATAATTTGCGGAAACACTTTTTAAAATACGATTGTTTTGCACCTTCATTTCAGGATAAAAAATTTGAAGACTGTTCAAACCAAAATCGCTTTGAACCTTATTGGAATGATAACTTAAAGAGGCCGAAAATGTAAATTCAGAAAAATCGTCGAGCTGAAAATGGTCTTCTAGAAAAATTCCCTGATTGAAAGTTCTCACATCGGGCCATGTGTACATGAACATTAAATTTTCCGTAGGATTGGTAGGATACATCGTCATTTCCGCAACCGATTGATTGTAAAATCCGTTCAAATTTAAATTGAAGTGATGTTGATTCAAAGTCGTTTGCAGTTTTGAAAAATATCCCGCAGTTTTGCTCCAACCGGGCATATCCATGTGAATGGGAACGGAAGGACGTTTCGTATCGTCCATTCTGTGTGTGATGGTGTTGAAATAAATTTTGGTTTCCCAATCAGAAATAAATTTATTTTTTGGAAGATATTGAAATTTCAGCGAGGTAATTAACGCTTCCGCTAAAGAAACGTCCATCGGTAAAGCAGGATAACCAACATCATTGGCTTTGTCGTAAATCACGGACGCTTCAAGAAGTTTGTTCTTTCCTATTTTTACTCCGCTGATTCCTGAAATGTTAAATTTTCTGTATTGCGAAAACCGAATTTCTTCACCGTTTCCTGCTTTATAATTTTCCGCGTCTCGGTTCATGAAATTCAAATCGGTGTAAAATTTTGTATTTCTGTAACTTGCGGATGAGCCGAAAATTTTCTGAAGACTCACGCTTTCAAATCCTGAATTGAGTCCGAAGCGAAACTTTTCGTCGCCAAACGTACTTTTTTCCCGCACCAAATCTATGGAACCTCCAATTGTACTTCCGTGCGAAGAACCACTTTGTCCTGAAGAAATTTCGGCTCTTGAAAGATTGGAAACCTCAACATAAGAAGTTACAGGATCCATTTTGTCGGTACATGCACCGAAAATCCGCATTCCGTCAATCGTTACTAAAGTTCGTTCAGTAGGCATATTGTTCAGTATCGGTTCCCATGCATAAGCACCACGTTTCAACATATTGATGTTTGCGGATTGTTCTAAATATTCATCAATGGAACTCAAAGGTTTCGATTGTTTTTGAGAAATATCTTTCGTTCCAATTACGATAACTTCCTGAATATTGCTGTGTTTCAACGAGTCGTGCTGAATATCCTGCGCAGAAAAATTCAGATAAAATACCGACAGAAAAAACAGCGGAATTGTTTTTTTCATTTTTGAAAAATTAGGTAAAAAGCAATGCTTCACAATCATCGGAAACATTGCTTTTGAAAAAGTGATTTTAGAATTCGATTTCGTGATAAAGCGAACTTGCAGGATTTGCTTCCGTTACAGGTTCTCCTTTCAAAACAGTTCCATCGGCTTTTGTAAGTTGCAGGTTTAGTTTCCAATAACCAGTCATTGTGAGTGAAAGTTTTCCGAAATAAAATCCACCAGCTTGCACTTGTTTCGCATCTACATTATTGGGCGAACTGTGATTTCCCATTCCGGGCATTCTTGGGTCTAATTTCACGGTAAGTCCGTCTGCAACAGGGAAATTCATCATATCCTCCATTTTCCAAACTCCTACAACCCAATCGTTTACGGAAACTTTTGGCGTTCTTGGTTCGATGTAGGCAACGATGTATCTGCTGTTATCCGAACCCAAAAAAGAAGTTACCGTTTTTTTGCTTTCCAAAGGAACAGAAATTCCTGTTGTAGCTGTATAAGAAGCTCCATTAATTTGGTAATCAATTTTCAAATCCCAATATTCAGAAGCGTTTTCTGCCATTTGAAATACGATATAACCTTCGTATAAAGTACCATCAGTTGATATTTTCTTAACCGCAGATTTCGGGCAAGAATGCGACATGGAAGTCATGTGCATTACAGGCATCCAAGAAATTGTCGCGCTTTTTTCGTATTGATTCGTGGATTTATTTTTTATTCTGATTTTAAGGTTGTTGTAACCCATTTTTGCAGTTCCCGATGCGGAATACAGTTCGATAACGTGAGTATCATTGGAAACTTCTTTAATTTTATTTAATCCATCTAACTCGTTTACGGTTGGAGTTACAGGGTCATCGGAGGTTCTACAAGACGTAAGGAACAGTGTCATCGCAAAAAATGCAATGAATATTTTAAGTGAAAATTTCATTTTTTTAAATTTTTGATTAAAAAAGGTTGATGTTCTTAAAGTCTTTTTAACTTTAAAAAACGAGGTTAGATTCCATTCAAAAAAAGCATTGAACAGAAAGACAGAAAATCAAAAATTCAGATTTGCGGCGGATGCGGAAGAATATTGAAAAAACCTTTGTTCAAAACAAAATTTGAAACGGTGTTGAAATTTTGATATTCCTTCACAACTTTTACTTTCTTGAAACTGAATTCTAAAGCTTTTGTCGGAAGAATATTGAATTCAAAACTTTTCACCACTTTGAAAGGCGAGTTGGTTTTCTCGCTTTCTTTTTTCATTTCGCATTTTCCGTGGCAGTTCATTTCGGGTTTTGCCTTGTTGATACAGTGGATTTCATAGAAATTTCTGTTGATTTTATAATCAATCAAAAGCAAAGAGTTTTGGAAACTTGCCAAAAATATAATTGCGGATAATATGGAAAGAAAAAAGGTTTTCATTTCAGAATTCAAATATAAGACTTTTTAATCCGAATTCATAAATGATATTCGTCACTAAAAACTACGTTCTAATTCTTTTTAAAAAATGTAATTATGGTTCAATATTTTTTATCTTTATCCTTTCAAATTTTTTAAACAAAATGGCAGACAAGGCAAAATTCATTGCAGATTTAAACGCAAGATACACTCCGAAAGGTGAACACATCATCCTCGGAAAAGGAATTTTCAACGGTGAAGTAGTACCAGAAGTCAACGTCACACTTCCTCTAAAAACCATTAACCGACACGGATTGATTGCAGGTGCAACGGGAACGGGAAAAACCAAAACGATACAGGTTTTTGTGGAACAGCTTTCGCACGCAGGAGTTCCGTCTTTGGTTCTTGATATCAAAGGGGATTTTTCGGGAATTGCAGAACCTGGTCAAAGAAATGCCATTATTGAAGAACGTTATGCGAAAACGCAACTCAATTGGGAAGCCCAAAGTTTCCCTGTGGAACTGATGACAATTTCAGGTGAAAGAGGCGTAAAACTTCGTGCAACCGTGACCGAATTTGGACCCGTTTTGCTTTCAAAAATTTTGTTGCTGAACGATACACAGGCAAGTATTATGTCGATCGTTTTTAAATATTGCGATGATAAAGGTTTGCCGCTGATTGATTTGGATGATTTGAAAAAAGTTTTGCAATATGTCACCGATAATCCACAAGGAAAAGCTGATTTAGCCAATAATTACGGCTCCATTGCTCCTGCTTCTTTGGGTGCGATTCTTCGTTCCATTGTTGCTTTGGAACAACAAGGTGCGACAAATTTCTTTGGGGAACCAAGTTTCGACGTGGAAGATTTATTGCAACAGAGAGACGGAAAAGGGGTGGTAAATATTTTACGAGTTGCCGATATCCAGACGCAACCTCAGCTTTTCTCAACATTTATGCTTTCACTTTTTGCGGAGATTTACATGACTTTCCCAGAAGAAGGCGACGTTGGAAAACCAAAACTCGTTCTCTTTATTGATGAGGCGCATTTGATTTTTAAGGAAGCTTCAAAAGCTCTGCTTTCCCAGATTGAAACGATGGTGAAACTCATTCGTTCAAAAGGGGTGGGAATTTATTTTATCACCCAAATTCCAGGAGACGTTCCTGAAAATGTGTTGTCGCAGTTAGGTTTAAAAATTCAGCATGCATTACGTGGATTTACCGCAAAAGACAAAAAAGAAATCACCAAAGCTGTTGAAAATTACCCAATTACGGAGTTTTACGATGCCGCAAATCTCATCCAAAATTTAGGAATTGGAGAAGCTTTTGTCACTGCATTGGACGAAAAGGGCATTCCGACACCTTTGGTGGATACTTATTTAATTTCGCCCGAATCAAGAATGGACGTTCTTACCGATGCTGAAGTGGCAGATTTAACTTCTCGTTCCGCATTGGTTGCAAAATATGAAAATGCCGTTAACAAAGATTCTGCCTACGAAATGTTGACTTCACGAATGGAACAGGCCGTTCAAAATGCTCCCGCAACAGTGAAAACAAAACCTGTGAAAGAAGAACCAGGAATGGTAGAACAAGTTTTAACAAGCCGTGCCGGAAGAACTTTCACCAATACTTTGATGAGAGAAGGTGCAAAAGCGATTTTAGGAATGTTTGGTTTGGGTGGAAGAAGAAGATAATTATGCAAGAGCAATCGACAATCAAAAATTTTTAGTCGAAAGCTGAAAGAAGAAAAATGTATTCAATAATTGATATAGAAAGTAACGGCGCAGGTTTCAGGAAGGAAAGCATTATTGAAATCGCAATATATAAATATGATGGTCATGAAATTGTGGATCAGTTCATTTCGTTAATCAATCCTGAAAACGAGATCACCCCTTTTGTGCAAAAACTGACTAAAATTTCACCAAAAATGGTAAAAACTGCACCAAAATTTCATGAAATCGCCAAAAGAGTTGTTGAAATTACGGAAGGCACCACTTTGGTTGGACACAATATCGACTTTGATTACAGGATGCTTCGCCAGGAGTTCAAAAGATTGGGTTACGAGTTCAAAATCAACACTTTAGACACCATTCCACTTGCAAAAAAATTGATTCCCGAAGCGGAAAGTTATTCGTTGGGAAAACTGGTAAAATCTTTGGGAATTCCGTTAACCGACCAACACAGAGCGGGAGGTGACGCAAGAGCCACTTTGGATCTATTTAAGTTGCTAATTATTAAAGATAAAGATTCAGAAATCATCCAGCAACATCACGAAGAAGTTAATGCAAAAACTTATCTAAATAAAGTTCGCGATTTAACACAGGATTTGCCTTCAGAAAGAGGAATCTTGTATTTCCAAAATTCGGATGGCAAAATAATTTTTTCGGATTTTGTGGAAGATTTAAACAAATTTGCAAAATCGGTTTTCAACACGAAAAAGAAGCGTTGGGAAAAACTTCAGGAAGAAACCGAAAATATTCAGTACGAATTAACGGGCAATGATATTTTGGCAAAACTGATGATGAAAACCAAAGGTTTACGAAAACGGGAAAACCTTCCTCTTGGGCTCTATCACAAAAACGACAAATATTTTGCCGACCGAACTATCAATCAAAAAGAAGAAAAACCACTGCTGAAATTCAAATCATTTACGCAAGGTTTAAAAGCCGTAAGTTTTATTAAATCGAATGAAAAGTTTGACGATATAAAAGAGTTCACAAAACTAATCAACCTTAAAAAACGCAATGAAATTTGGCTTTCTTCAGGAAGAACATTAGGGGAAAAAAGTTTTCTGCTTTTTGAAAATGGCAAACTGACTTCCTACGGATTTTATGAATTCCACACCCAAATTCAATCCAGAAAGAAAATTAATCAATTGAAGATCGATGTCAAAACTTCAACCGTTGATTTGCAAAATGATTTAAAGTTAGGTTTATTGCGTGGCGATTTTGAAATTCAGCCACTTCCGAAATAATTTTTCTTCAAAAATTTCTACATTTGCAGTCTCGAATTTGAAACAAAGTTTCATCTTCCGTCTTCGCACTTCAAAACTCAAACTCATCAAAATGACCAATAAAGATTTATTAAAAATAGCCGACCAATTCGGCACTCCAACTTATGTTTATGATGCAGAAAGCATTAAAATTCAATACGAAAAACTCACTTCATCTTTCCATAAAAGTACACGGTTTTTTTATGCGTGTAAAGCACTTTCCAACATCAACATCTTAAAATATGTAAGAAGTTTGGGCGGAAATCTCGACTGTGTTTCCATCAACGAGGTGAAATTGGGTTTAAAGGCAGGTTTCGAACCGAGTAAAATTCTTTTCACGCCAAACTGTGTGGATTTGGCAGAAATCGAGGAAGCGATGTCGCTGAAAGTTCACATTAATATTGACAATATTTCCATTCTTGAACAGTTCGGAAATAAGCATGGAAATTCTTACCCAATCTTCGTGAGAATCAATCCGCATATTTTCGCAGGCGGAAATTATAAAATTTCGACAGGGCACATCGACTCAAAGTTTGGAATTTCTATTCACCAACTCCGTCATATTGAACGAGTTATGAAAACCACGGGAATTAATGTAGAAGGTCTTCACATGCACACCGGAAGCGAAATAAAAGATCCTGATGTTTTTCTTCAGGGCTTGGAAATCATGTTTGAACTGGCGGAACATTTCCCGAATTTGAAGTATCTCGATATGGGAAGCGGTTTCAAAGTTCCTTACCAAGATGGCGATATGGAAACGGATGTGAAAACTTTAGGCAAAAAAGTAGAGAAAGCGGTTTCAGAATTCTCTAAAAGTTCAGGTAAAAAATTTGAGCTTTGGTTTGAGCCGGGAAAATTCTTAGTTTCAAAATCAGGACATCTTTTGGTAAAAACCAATGTGATCAAGCAAACTACAGCGACTGTTTTTGCAGGAATCAATTCCGGTTTCAATCATTTGATTCGTCCGATGTTTTACGATTCTTACCACATTATTGAAAACCTTTCCAATCCAAAAGGTTCGGAAAGAATTTATACCGTTGTCGGAAATATCTGTGAAACAGACACTTTCGCGTGGGACAGAAAAATTAATGAAGTTCATGAAGGCGATATTTTGGTTTTCAGAAACGCGGGAGCTTATGGTTTTGAAATGAGTTCCAATTTTAATTCGAGACTGAAACCTGCCGAAGTTCTTTGGTTGGACGGAAAAGCGCATCTCATCAGAAAAAGAGATGAATTTGAAGATTTATTGAGAAATCAAATCGAGGTTTTGTAGATTTTTTTTAAGTTTGGCTTAAAATAGATCAAACTTTAAAATGAAAAAACAACTTTCTGCTTTTTTGTTATTTGCATTTGTGACTACTTTCAGTCAAATAAAAAACTGGGATGCAGATCCATACTATAAAGAAGGTTCCGATAAGTATTTTGCTGAATTTAGAAGAGCGCTAACCTATGTGCATCAAGACTATACGGTTTTTGGAAAAATGACATTCTCTGTTTTCGTTGACGATAAAGGCGTGGCAAAAATTGTAGATGTAAAGCCGAAGGTGAAAAATTACGACCTTTTCCTTACCGATATTAATTACGTTTTACGTAAGACAAACAAAAAATGGATTCCTGCGCAAAAAGATAATAAACCCGTAAGTTCAAATTATACTTTTATCATCAATTTCAATACGGAAGTTTATGACCACGATTAAGAATTTTAAAATGAAAAAAAAAATCTCAGTTTTATTTATCTTCTTGGCAGTCTTTGGTTTTTCACAGCAGGTTTATGAAAACTATCCTCCTGGTCAAACCGACTATGTTGGTGGAAACGTTCAATTTTACAAAGATTTCAAAAAGGTTTTGATTGAAAAAAAAATCAAGCCTTGTGAAAAAAACGAGCACTACCTCTTTCGATTGGTTATTTATCCCGATCAAACAATTAAATATATAAAAGAAGAAGATCAAAAATATCTGGAAGAAAATAAGTGCGCATTTGATGTTTCTAGAGAAGTTGCAAAATATCTCGACGGATGGAATCCTGCAAGTGTAGATGGAAAAAATGTAGCAGCAATGACCAGCTTCTGGATTTTCCCGAATGAGCTGTTTGGTGAATTACCTGAGGATTATGATCCGGTGAACGACATGATTTTGGCGAATTACGAAGGTGGAATAAATAATTTCAGGAAGAAAGTTGTTCAGGATATTGATATGAGGAGATTTACTTTTAACGGGAAATTTCGCATCGAAGTAACTTTTGTAATAGAGAAAGACGGCAAAATGAGCAATGTGCAGCTTGCACAGTCATCTGGTTTAAAAGAATTTGACGATATGCTGGTTAATCGGATAAAAGGTATTAGAAACAAATGGACTCCTGCAAGTATTCATGGAGTTCCTATAAAATATCGGTTCAGATTGCCCTTGCTTTTCTCAGCAGAATAGTATTGACTCTTACCAACAAGAATTTTCTGCCATTCTGTCACAAAAATTCTTATCTTTGCACCCAAACTTTTGGTTTGATATCATTTGATTTGGTTTGATATTGTTCAAACGACTTCAAACGACTTCAAACAATTTTCAAACCTTATCAAACTATTTTGAAGTGCAAGAAAAATACATAGACGAAACCAAGCAAGGCGAAGCATTTGCCATCGCTGAAAAACCCGAAAATTCCAAGAAATTATTTTTGGAAAGTTACGGTTGCCAAATGAATTTCTCCGATTCTGAAATCGTGGCTTCGATTCTCAACGAACAAGGTTACAACACGACTTTGAATGTAGAAGAAGCGGACTTAATTCTACTAAACACTTGTTCCATACGCGAAAAAGCGGAACAAACCGTGAGAATGCGACTTTCGCAATTTAAAAATCAAAAAAAATCCAATCCCAATCTTAC
Encoded proteins:
- a CDS encoding 3'-5' exonuclease; its protein translation is MYSIIDIESNGAGFRKESIIEIAIYKYDGHEIVDQFISLINPENEITPFVQKLTKISPKMVKTAPKFHEIAKRVVEITEGTTLVGHNIDFDYRMLRQEFKRLGYEFKINTLDTIPLAKKLIPEAESYSLGKLVKSLGIPLTDQHRAGGDARATLDLFKLLIIKDKDSEIIQQHHEEVNAKTYLNKVRDLTQDLPSERGILYFQNSDGKIIFSDFVEDLNKFAKSVFNTKKKRWEKLQEETENIQYELTGNDILAKLMMKTKGLRKRENLPLGLYHKNDKYFADRTINQKEEKPLLKFKSFTQGLKAVSFIKSNEKFDDIKEFTKLINLKKRNEIWLSSGRTLGEKSFLLFENGKLTSYGFYEFHTQIQSRKKINQLKIDVKTSTVDLQNDLKLGLLRGDFEIQPLPK
- a CDS encoding sulfite exporter TauE/SafE family protein, which produces MEIIGYLSAIIIGLVMGLIGGGGSILSVPIFVYVFGFDAVTATALSLFVVGVTSLVGSAGFIKQKQIDFQTAFIFGIPSILGVLFSRRLVLPHLPHYIINRWGITLTKDMFLLLLFSILMLIASFKMIRRIERPRLSKDGETNYTILVSQGLLVGIITGLIGAGGGFLIVPALVMLLGLNMKRAVATSLFIIAMNSTLGFLSTMKMVKHDWTFLLTFSALSVVGIFIGTGISKKMDGKKLKPLFGWIVLAMGIFIIIKEVFLKQQF
- a CDS encoding helicase HerA-like domain-containing protein codes for the protein MADKAKFIADLNARYTPKGEHIILGKGIFNGEVVPEVNVTLPLKTINRHGLIAGATGTGKTKTIQVFVEQLSHAGVPSLVLDIKGDFSGIAEPGQRNAIIEERYAKTQLNWEAQSFPVELMTISGERGVKLRATVTEFGPVLLSKILLLNDTQASIMSIVFKYCDDKGLPLIDLDDLKKVLQYVTDNPQGKADLANNYGSIAPASLGAILRSIVALEQQGATNFFGEPSFDVEDLLQQRDGKGVVNILRVADIQTQPQLFSTFMLSLFAEIYMTFPEEGDVGKPKLVLFIDEAHLIFKEASKALLSQIETMVKLIRSKGVGIYFITQIPGDVPENVLSQLGLKIQHALRGFTAKDKKEITKAVENYPITEFYDAANLIQNLGIGEAFVTALDEKGIPTPLVDTYLISPESRMDVLTDAEVADLTSRSALVAKYENAVNKDSAYEMLTSRMEQAVQNAPATVKTKPVKEEPGMVEQVLTSRAGRTFTNTLMREGAKAILGMFGLGGRRR
- a CDS encoding MBL fold metallo-hydrolase, translated to MKIEQIYTGCLAQGAYYIVSENEAAIIDPLRETKPYIDRLEKDGVKLKYIFETHFHADFVSGHVDLSNKTGAPIVYGPTAKPEFDAIIAEDNQIFEIGKIKIKVLHTPGHTMESSTYLLIDENGKETAIFSGDTLFLGDVGRPDLAQKAANMTQEELAGILYESLQNKIMPLSDEITVYPAHGAGSACGKNMQKETVDTLGNQKKTNYALNQPNKESFVKEVLDGLSAPPQYFGMNVAMNKGGYESFENVMKKGKNPISVEDFENVAEQSGALILDTRNAAEFHKGFIPNSINIGLKGDFAPWVGAMIVDVQQPILLVCDEGTEEEAITRLSRVGFDNIVGFLNGGFESWQNSGKEIDTINRISAEEFAQKFNENSKVIDVRKESEYQAEHVNEAFQRPLSDINEWANSLNNDEHFFIHCAGGYRSMIAASILNSRGIRNFSEVEGGFNKIKETSVSKSNFVCQSKTH
- the lysA gene encoding diaminopimelate decarboxylase translates to MTNKDLLKIADQFGTPTYVYDAESIKIQYEKLTSSFHKSTRFFYACKALSNINILKYVRSLGGNLDCVSINEVKLGLKAGFEPSKILFTPNCVDLAEIEEAMSLKVHINIDNISILEQFGNKHGNSYPIFVRINPHIFAGGNYKISTGHIDSKFGISIHQLRHIERVMKTTGINVEGLHMHTGSEIKDPDVFLQGLEIMFELAEHFPNLKYLDMGSGFKVPYQDGDMETDVKTLGKKVEKAVSEFSKSSGKKFELWFEPGKFLVSKSGHLLVKTNVIKQTTATVFAGINSGFNHLIRPMFYDSYHIIENLSNPKGSERIYTVVGNICETDTFAWDRKINEVHEGDILVFRNAGAYGFEMSSNFNSRLKPAEVLWLDGKAHLIRKRDEFEDLLRNQIEVL
- a CDS encoding TonB-dependent receptor plug domain-containing protein codes for the protein MKKTIPLFFLSVFYLNFSAQDIQHDSLKHSNIQEVIVIGTKDISQKQSKPLSSIDEYLEQSANINMLKRGAYAWEPILNNMPTERTLVTIDGMRIFGACTDKMDPVTSYVEVSNLSRAEISSGQSGSSHGSTIGGSIDLVREKSTFGDEKFRFGLNSGFESVSLQKIFGSSASYRNTKFYTDLNFMNRDAENYKAGNGEEIRFSQYRKFNISGISGVKIGKNKLLEASVIYDKANDVGYPALPMDVSLAEALITSLKFQYLPKNKFISDWETKIYFNTITHRMDDTKRPSVPIHMDMPGWSKTAGYFSKLQTTLNQHHFNLNLNGFYNQSVAEMTMYPTNPTENLMFMYTWPDVRTFNQGIFLEDHFQLDDFSEFTFSASLSYHSNKVQSDFGLNSLQIFYPEMKVQNNRILKSVSANYSRNQFGFEYGIGVGYGDRAPSVSEGYGFYLFNSSENYDYIGNPNLKNESSLEANAYLSLKKTNFFGKISSSYFHISNYIVGKVNPNFAPMTIGAKGVKLYSALDYATIFNISLDAEIKVLPELKWTSQVVYSRGKDFENVNLPFISPISYLSKILFEKNKFNAEVSVNGNLKHSSYASVYGEKPVSDYVLLNANLGYKFDFGHSKIFTKLGVENLLDRNYTTYADWNRIPRPGRNFFVNINYNF
- a CDS encoding energy transducer TonB; protein product: MKKKISVLFIFLAVFGFSQQVYENYPPGQTDYVGGNVQFYKDFKKVLIEKKIKPCEKNEHYLFRLVIYPDQTIKYIKEEDQKYLEENKCAFDVSREVAKYLDGWNPASVDGKNVAAMTSFWIFPNELFGELPEDYDPVNDMILANYEGGINNFRKKVVQDIDMRRFTFNGKFRIEVTFVIEKDGKMSNVQLAQSSGLKEFDDMLVNRIKGIRNKWTPASIHGVPIKYRFRLPLLFSAE